A portion of the Bacteroidales bacterium genome contains these proteins:
- the trpA gene encoding tryptophan synthase subunit alpha, translating to MNRIDQLFAEKKNNILSVYFTAGYPDYNDTVTTIVELASHGVDMIEIGIPFSDPMADGPVIQHSGTVALNNGMTLKSLFSQLTGIRQKVDIPLIMMGYLNPILQFGIEHFCHSCAETGIDGMIIPDLPFTDYLKDFKPVIRKYGLHCIMLITPETSTERIRMIDEHTSGFIYMVSTASTTGAKSGFDAKTMAYFEQVNSLKLKNPRMIGFGISNKDTFEAATKYAAGAIIGSTFIRLVGESPSIHDAVEKLVRIIR from the coding sequence ATGAATAGAATTGATCAACTTTTCGCAGAGAAAAAAAACAATATTTTGTCGGTTTATTTTACCGCAGGATATCCGGATTATAACGATACCGTGACCACCATTGTAGAACTGGCTTCCCACGGAGTCGATATGATAGAAATCGGAATACCGTTTTCAGACCCTATGGCTGATGGTCCGGTGATACAGCACAGTGGCACGGTAGCACTGAACAATGGGATGACTTTAAAGAGTTTATTCTCCCAGTTGACAGGTATTCGGCAAAAGGTAGATATTCCACTTATTATGATGGGATATCTGAATCCGATCTTGCAATTCGGGATCGAACATTTTTGCCATAGCTGTGCTGAGACAGGTATTGATGGTATGATCATTCCCGATCTCCCGTTTACCGACTACCTGAAGGATTTTAAACCTGTTATCCGTAAATATGGCCTGCATTGTATCATGCTCATAACCCCCGAAACTTCCACCGAACGTATCCGGATGATCGATGAACATACCTCCGGCTTCATTTATATGGTTTCAACTGCTTCAACAACGGGAGCAAAGAGTGGCTTCGATGCAAAAACGATGGCGTATTTCGAACAGGTAAATTCCCTGAAATTGAAAAATCCCCGTATGATAGGATTCGGAATATCCAATAAAGACACTTTCGAAGCGGCAACTAAATATGCAGCAGGTGCCATCATTGGAAGTACGTTTATTCGTCTTGTCGGCGAAAGTCCCTCTATCCATGATGCAGTGGAGAAGCTGGTCAGGATTATCAGGTGA